One window of Triplophysa rosa linkage group LG8, Trosa_1v2, whole genome shotgun sequence genomic DNA carries:
- the ecm1b gene encoding extracellular matrix protein 1, with the protein MSSLRGIGLYLILVLVFVCEASEDAEPQREMAHVYDGDGLQRTMTLEEMEDMMLQRPVLPDLSRFIKVQETDVSQPEVTNFHPENAPRGLPLFGPRSMGLDAGPEIHFPPSFPSITNLEDICQFSNTSIRYPKDIFPPSGFGALHRQAEAVNRLQPWYGMCCGLNGTEEEKLCCAEQAWKKTLSAFCDDEFSIKTIAYFCCKMNGKAIWSCFDKEAPATSYDVPLIDNIDMPSKVQGFKYNPSSCKGSSAASPSALKKQAEILDISFPPGRPHSSNIDLICGHRKIRPRYLTRCLPRTGYGWLARQSKAINVLEKEYVQCCKEKKGKHNCAERKWKKMVDKFCKDEKKTKGKDFVCCDKKKGEELYSCFASAAPDPAYIMTNAQFPPPTLESFCDIHTSLQNVTEFPVDQMVERCCPLVSQKRSSCVEAELNSSLNDLCEVKELEKPYCCETTIKNRAKCATKLLLRYMAKANKVKFSGKKKCPLIESQMERDI; encoded by the exons ATGAGCTCTTTACGCGGCATTGGACTTTATTTGATACTTGTGCTTGTTTTTGTGTGCGAAGCATCGGAAG ACGCAGAGCCCCAGAGGGAAATGGCACACGTTTACGATGGAG ATGGCCTTCAGCGAACGATGACACTTGAAG AAATGGAGGATATGATGTTGCAGAGACCAGTCCTCCCTGACCTTTCAAGATTTATCAAAGTGCAAG AGACAGATGTAAGTCAGCCAGAGGTCACAAATTTTCACCCTGAGAATGCCCCAAGAG GTCTGCCACTGTTTGGCCCTCGCTCCATGGGACTCGACGCAGGGCCAGAAATTCATTTCCCACCATCCTTTCCCAGTATCACCAATCTTGAAGATATCTGTCAGTTTAGTAACACTTCCATCCGATACCCTAAGGACATATTTCCCCCGAGTGGCTTCGGTGCACTGCATCGACAGGCTGAAGCTGTGAATCGACTCCAGCCCTGGTACGGCATGTGCTGTGGCCTTAATGGAACGGAGGAAGAAAAGCTCTGTTGTGCTGAACAAGCG TGGAAGAAGACTCTTTCTGCCTTCTGTGATGACGAGTTCTCTATAAAGACGATTGCGTACTTCTGCTGCAAAATGAATGGGAAGGCCATATGGAGCTGCTTTGATAAGGAGGCTCCGGCTACTTCATACGACGTCCCCCTCATTGACAATATTGACATGCCGAGCAAGGTCCAAGGCTTCAAATATAACCCCAGTTCTTGCAAAGG CTCATCGGCGGCTTCCCCTAGCGCTCTTAAGAAGCAGGCAGAAATTCTAGACATCTCCTTTCCACCTGGCCGTCCTCATTCCTCCAACATAGATCTGATCTGTGGTCATCGCAAGATCCGCCCACGTTACCTCACCAGGTGTCTTCCTCGCACTGGCTATGGCTGGTTGGCCCGTCAATCAAAAGCCATCAACGTGCTGGAAAAAGAATATGTCCAGTGCTGTAAAGAGAAAAAGGGTAAACACAACTGTGCTGAAAGAAAG TGGAAGAAGATGGTGGATAAGTTCTGTAAAGACGAAAAGAAAACCAAAGGAAAGGATTTCGTGTGCTGTGACAAGAAGAAAGGAGAAGAGCTGTATTCCTGTTTCGCATCGGCTGCTCCAGATCCAGCATACATCATGACTAATGCCCAATTTCCTCCTCCCACCCTGGAGTCATTCTGTGATATCCACACAAGCCTCCAGAACGT GACTGAGTTCCCAGTAGATCAAATGGTTGAACGGTGCTGCCCTCTGGTGTCGCAGAAGAGATCTTCATGTGTAGAGGCAGAG CTGAATAGCAGCCTAAATGATTTGTGTGAAGTGAAAGAGCTGGAGAAGCCTTACTGTTGTGAAACTACCATCAAGAACCGTGCCAAGTGTGCCACAAAACTGCTTCTTCGCTACATGGCCAAGGCAAATAAAGTCAAATTTAGTGGGAAGAAGAAATGTCCCCTGATCGAGAGCCAGATGGAGCGTGACATTTAA
- the rorc gene encoding nuclear receptor ROR-alpha A isoform X2, with translation MFCKQYPGTPGPKKSHLTQIEVIPCKICGDKSSGVHYGVITCEGCKGFFRRSQSSSVQYSCSRQSNCPIDRASRNRCQSCRLKKCVSQGMSRDAVKFGRMSKRQRDSLFAEVERHRQQQRLQANSVQEPQPLQAYRPGKEPREQSSHLIPSHPSAYPYSVESELPGCPASLPYLDCRVSEAQVPGLAYRVSPHRRVESNNLTAERGFDSTRSTPEAILNMTSSEMGFRPFDPESSFFSYPTSLHIEELCASIVRSHRETTQYRPEELQALRWKVFSREEIHAHQSKSMDEMWQHCAVRLTDAVQYVVEFAKRIPGFRQLCQNDQIALLKSGSMEVVLVRMSRMFNTENNMVFFDGKFAGTELFKSLACNDLIAAVFDFAHNLCMLRLTEQQMAVFSALVLLNADRPGLENREKVQRARRDVELALSHILHRDNQETLLYKLYQRVPLLKSLCALHIEKLQWFRQLFPLTVHSLFPPLYKELFGSDTDIQTLATH, from the exons gaACGCCAGGTCCCAAGAAATCCCATTTGA CTCAGATAGAGGTGATCCCATGTAAGATCTGTGGAGATAAGTCATCAGGTGTTCATTATGGAGTTATAACTTGTGAAGGCTGCAAG GGCTTCTTTCGCAGAAGTCAGTCCTCCAGTGTGCAATACTCCTGCTCCAGACAGAGTAACTGCCCCATTGACCGCGCCAGCCGCAACCGCTGCCAGAGCTGCCGACTCAAGAAATGTGTCTCTCAGGGCATGAGCCGTGATG CTGTAAAGTTTGGCCGCATGTCCAAGCGTCAGAGAGACTCGCTGTTCGCAGAAGTTGAGAGACACAGACAGCAACAACGTCTTCAGGCCAACTCCGTTCAAGAGCCTCAACCTCTCCAAGCCTACCGGCCCGGCAAAGAGCCCAGAGAACAGTCATCGCATCTCATTCCATCTCACCCCTCGGCTTACCCCTATTCTGTCGAGTCAGAACTGCCAGGCTGCCCAGCATCCTTACCTTACCTGGATTGTCGTGTGAGCGAGGCCCAGGTTCCAGGTCTGGCCTATAGAGTCTCCCCACACAGAAGGGTGGAGAGCAATAACTTAACAGCTGAGAGAG GGTTTGACTCCACGAGATCTACACCGGAAGCCATCTTGAACATGACAAGCAGTGAAATGGGCTTTCGACCTTTTGACCCGGAGAGCTCTTTCTTTTCCTACCCGACCTCTCTGCACATAG AGGAGCTCTGTGCGAGTATTGTACGTTCCCACAGAGAGACGACTCAGTACCGTCCAGAGGAGCTGCAGGCTCTCAGGTGGAAGGTTTTTAGCAGGGAGGAGATCCATGCTCACCAGAGCAAG TCCATGGATGAGATGTGGCAACATTGTGCGGTGCGATTGACAGATGCCGTTCAGTATGTGGTGGAATTTGCCAAGCGTATCCCAGGTTTCCGTCAGCTCTGTCAGAATGATCAAATCGCTTTGCTTAAGAGTG GATCTATGGAAGTGGTTTTGGTGCGGATGAGTCGGATGTTTAACACAGAAAACAACATGGTATTCTTCGATGGAAAATTCGCTGGAACAGAACTTTTCAAATCTCTTG CATGTAATGATCTAATAGCGGCTGTGTTTGACTTTGCTCACAATCTTTGTATGCTGAGACTGACAGAACAGCAGATGGCAGTGTTTAGCGCTCTGGTCCTCCTCAATGCAG aTCGGCCGGGTCTggaaaacagagagaaagtgcAGAGAGCACGGAGAGATGTGGAACTTGCTCTCAGTCACATCTTGCACAGGGACAATCAAGAAACTTTGCTGTATAAG CTGTATCAGAGGGTGCCGCTGCTGAAGTCTCTCTGCGCGCTGCATATTGAGAAACTGCAATGGTTCCGTCAACTTTTCCCGCTCACTGTACATTCCCTCTTCCCTCCGCTATACAAAGAGCTGTTCGGCTCTGACACAGACATCCAGACGCTGgccacacactga
- the rorc gene encoding nuclear receptor ROR-alpha A isoform X3, with protein MENDEPESPDPSLANTQSKRGTPGPKKSHLTQIEVIPCKICGDKSSGVHYGVITCEGCKGFFRRSQSSSVQYSCSRQSNCPIDRASRNRCQSCRLKKCVSQGMSRDAVKFGRMSKRQRDSLFAEVERHRQQQRLQANSVQEPQPLQAYRPGKEPREQSSHLIPSHPSAYPYSVESELPGCPASLPYLDCRVSEAQVPGLAYRVSPHRRVESNNLTAERGFDSTRSTPEAILNMTSSEMGFRPFDPESSFFSYPTSLHIEELCASIVRSHRETTQYRPEELQALRWKVFSREEIHAHQSKSMDEMWQHCAVRLTDAVQYVVEFAKRIPGFRQLCQNDQIALLKSGSMEVVLVRMSRMFNTENNMVFFDGKFAGTELFKSLEQQMAVFSALVLLNADRPGLENREKVQRARRDVELALSHILHRDNQETLLYKLYQRVPLLKSLCALHIEKLQWFRQLFPLTVHSLFPPLYKELFGSDTDIQTLATH; from the exons gaACGCCAGGTCCCAAGAAATCCCATTTGA CTCAGATAGAGGTGATCCCATGTAAGATCTGTGGAGATAAGTCATCAGGTGTTCATTATGGAGTTATAACTTGTGAAGGCTGCAAG GGCTTCTTTCGCAGAAGTCAGTCCTCCAGTGTGCAATACTCCTGCTCCAGACAGAGTAACTGCCCCATTGACCGCGCCAGCCGCAACCGCTGCCAGAGCTGCCGACTCAAGAAATGTGTCTCTCAGGGCATGAGCCGTGATG CTGTAAAGTTTGGCCGCATGTCCAAGCGTCAGAGAGACTCGCTGTTCGCAGAAGTTGAGAGACACAGACAGCAACAACGTCTTCAGGCCAACTCCGTTCAAGAGCCTCAACCTCTCCAAGCCTACCGGCCCGGCAAAGAGCCCAGAGAACAGTCATCGCATCTCATTCCATCTCACCCCTCGGCTTACCCCTATTCTGTCGAGTCAGAACTGCCAGGCTGCCCAGCATCCTTACCTTACCTGGATTGTCGTGTGAGCGAGGCCCAGGTTCCAGGTCTGGCCTATAGAGTCTCCCCACACAGAAGGGTGGAGAGCAATAACTTAACAGCTGAGAGAG GGTTTGACTCCACGAGATCTACACCGGAAGCCATCTTGAACATGACAAGCAGTGAAATGGGCTTTCGACCTTTTGACCCGGAGAGCTCTTTCTTTTCCTACCCGACCTCTCTGCACATAG AGGAGCTCTGTGCGAGTATTGTACGTTCCCACAGAGAGACGACTCAGTACCGTCCAGAGGAGCTGCAGGCTCTCAGGTGGAAGGTTTTTAGCAGGGAGGAGATCCATGCTCACCAGAGCAAG TCCATGGATGAGATGTGGCAACATTGTGCGGTGCGATTGACAGATGCCGTTCAGTATGTGGTGGAATTTGCCAAGCGTATCCCAGGTTTCCGTCAGCTCTGTCAGAATGATCAAATCGCTTTGCTTAAGAGTG GATCTATGGAAGTGGTTTTGGTGCGGATGAGTCGGATGTTTAACACAGAAAACAACATGGTATTCTTCGATGGAAAATTCGCTGGAACAGAACTTTTCAAATCTCTTG AACAGCAGATGGCAGTGTTTAGCGCTCTGGTCCTCCTCAATGCAG aTCGGCCGGGTCTggaaaacagagagaaagtgcAGAGAGCACGGAGAGATGTGGAACTTGCTCTCAGTCACATCTTGCACAGGGACAATCAAGAAACTTTGCTGTATAAG CTGTATCAGAGGGTGCCGCTGCTGAAGTCTCTCTGCGCGCTGCATATTGAGAAACTGCAATGGTTCCGTCAACTTTTCCCGCTCACTGTACATTCCCTCTTCCCTCCGCTATACAAAGAGCTGTTCGGCTCTGACACAGACATCCAGACGCTGgccacacactga
- the rorc gene encoding nuclear receptor ROR-alpha A isoform X1 yields MENDEPESPDPSLANTQSKRGTPGPKKSHLTQIEVIPCKICGDKSSGVHYGVITCEGCKGFFRRSQSSSVQYSCSRQSNCPIDRASRNRCQSCRLKKCVSQGMSRDAVKFGRMSKRQRDSLFAEVERHRQQQRLQANSVQEPQPLQAYRPGKEPREQSSHLIPSHPSAYPYSVESELPGCPASLPYLDCRVSEAQVPGLAYRVSPHRRVESNNLTAERGFDSTRSTPEAILNMTSSEMGFRPFDPESSFFSYPTSLHIEELCASIVRSHRETTQYRPEELQALRWKVFSREEIHAHQSKSMDEMWQHCAVRLTDAVQYVVEFAKRIPGFRQLCQNDQIALLKSGSMEVVLVRMSRMFNTENNMVFFDGKFAGTELFKSLACNDLIAAVFDFAHNLCMLRLTEQQMAVFSALVLLNADRPGLENREKVQRARRDVELALSHILHRDNQETLLYKLYQRVPLLKSLCALHIEKLQWFRQLFPLTVHSLFPPLYKELFGSDTDIQTLATH; encoded by the exons gaACGCCAGGTCCCAAGAAATCCCATTTGA CTCAGATAGAGGTGATCCCATGTAAGATCTGTGGAGATAAGTCATCAGGTGTTCATTATGGAGTTATAACTTGTGAAGGCTGCAAG GGCTTCTTTCGCAGAAGTCAGTCCTCCAGTGTGCAATACTCCTGCTCCAGACAGAGTAACTGCCCCATTGACCGCGCCAGCCGCAACCGCTGCCAGAGCTGCCGACTCAAGAAATGTGTCTCTCAGGGCATGAGCCGTGATG CTGTAAAGTTTGGCCGCATGTCCAAGCGTCAGAGAGACTCGCTGTTCGCAGAAGTTGAGAGACACAGACAGCAACAACGTCTTCAGGCCAACTCCGTTCAAGAGCCTCAACCTCTCCAAGCCTACCGGCCCGGCAAAGAGCCCAGAGAACAGTCATCGCATCTCATTCCATCTCACCCCTCGGCTTACCCCTATTCTGTCGAGTCAGAACTGCCAGGCTGCCCAGCATCCTTACCTTACCTGGATTGTCGTGTGAGCGAGGCCCAGGTTCCAGGTCTGGCCTATAGAGTCTCCCCACACAGAAGGGTGGAGAGCAATAACTTAACAGCTGAGAGAG GGTTTGACTCCACGAGATCTACACCGGAAGCCATCTTGAACATGACAAGCAGTGAAATGGGCTTTCGACCTTTTGACCCGGAGAGCTCTTTCTTTTCCTACCCGACCTCTCTGCACATAG AGGAGCTCTGTGCGAGTATTGTACGTTCCCACAGAGAGACGACTCAGTACCGTCCAGAGGAGCTGCAGGCTCTCAGGTGGAAGGTTTTTAGCAGGGAGGAGATCCATGCTCACCAGAGCAAG TCCATGGATGAGATGTGGCAACATTGTGCGGTGCGATTGACAGATGCCGTTCAGTATGTGGTGGAATTTGCCAAGCGTATCCCAGGTTTCCGTCAGCTCTGTCAGAATGATCAAATCGCTTTGCTTAAGAGTG GATCTATGGAAGTGGTTTTGGTGCGGATGAGTCGGATGTTTAACACAGAAAACAACATGGTATTCTTCGATGGAAAATTCGCTGGAACAGAACTTTTCAAATCTCTTG CATGTAATGATCTAATAGCGGCTGTGTTTGACTTTGCTCACAATCTTTGTATGCTGAGACTGACAGAACAGCAGATGGCAGTGTTTAGCGCTCTGGTCCTCCTCAATGCAG aTCGGCCGGGTCTggaaaacagagagaaagtgcAGAGAGCACGGAGAGATGTGGAACTTGCTCTCAGTCACATCTTGCACAGGGACAATCAAGAAACTTTGCTGTATAAG CTGTATCAGAGGGTGCCGCTGCTGAAGTCTCTCTGCGCGCTGCATATTGAGAAACTGCAATGGTTCCGTCAACTTTTCCCGCTCACTGTACATTCCCTCTTCCCTCCGCTATACAAAGAGCTGTTCGGCTCTGACACAGACATCCAGACGCTGgccacacactga
- the rorc gene encoding nuclear receptor ROR-alpha A isoform X4, with the protein MMRAQIEVIPCKICGDKSSGVHYGVITCEGCKGFFRRSQSSSVQYSCSRQSNCPIDRASRNRCQSCRLKKCVSQGMSRDAVKFGRMSKRQRDSLFAEVERHRQQQRLQANSVQEPQPLQAYRPGKEPREQSSHLIPSHPSAYPYSVESELPGCPASLPYLDCRVSEAQVPGLAYRVSPHRRVESNNLTAERGFDSTRSTPEAILNMTSSEMGFRPFDPESSFFSYPTSLHIEELCASIVRSHRETTQYRPEELQALRWKVFSREEIHAHQSKSMDEMWQHCAVRLTDAVQYVVEFAKRIPGFRQLCQNDQIALLKSGSMEVVLVRMSRMFNTENNMVFFDGKFAGTELFKSLACNDLIAAVFDFAHNLCMLRLTEQQMAVFSALVLLNADRPGLENREKVQRARRDVELALSHILHRDNQETLLYKLYQRVPLLKSLCALHIEKLQWFRQLFPLTVHSLFPPLYKELFGSDTDIQTLATH; encoded by the exons ATGATGCGAG CTCAGATAGAGGTGATCCCATGTAAGATCTGTGGAGATAAGTCATCAGGTGTTCATTATGGAGTTATAACTTGTGAAGGCTGCAAG GGCTTCTTTCGCAGAAGTCAGTCCTCCAGTGTGCAATACTCCTGCTCCAGACAGAGTAACTGCCCCATTGACCGCGCCAGCCGCAACCGCTGCCAGAGCTGCCGACTCAAGAAATGTGTCTCTCAGGGCATGAGCCGTGATG CTGTAAAGTTTGGCCGCATGTCCAAGCGTCAGAGAGACTCGCTGTTCGCAGAAGTTGAGAGACACAGACAGCAACAACGTCTTCAGGCCAACTCCGTTCAAGAGCCTCAACCTCTCCAAGCCTACCGGCCCGGCAAAGAGCCCAGAGAACAGTCATCGCATCTCATTCCATCTCACCCCTCGGCTTACCCCTATTCTGTCGAGTCAGAACTGCCAGGCTGCCCAGCATCCTTACCTTACCTGGATTGTCGTGTGAGCGAGGCCCAGGTTCCAGGTCTGGCCTATAGAGTCTCCCCACACAGAAGGGTGGAGAGCAATAACTTAACAGCTGAGAGAG GGTTTGACTCCACGAGATCTACACCGGAAGCCATCTTGAACATGACAAGCAGTGAAATGGGCTTTCGACCTTTTGACCCGGAGAGCTCTTTCTTTTCCTACCCGACCTCTCTGCACATAG AGGAGCTCTGTGCGAGTATTGTACGTTCCCACAGAGAGACGACTCAGTACCGTCCAGAGGAGCTGCAGGCTCTCAGGTGGAAGGTTTTTAGCAGGGAGGAGATCCATGCTCACCAGAGCAAG TCCATGGATGAGATGTGGCAACATTGTGCGGTGCGATTGACAGATGCCGTTCAGTATGTGGTGGAATTTGCCAAGCGTATCCCAGGTTTCCGTCAGCTCTGTCAGAATGATCAAATCGCTTTGCTTAAGAGTG GATCTATGGAAGTGGTTTTGGTGCGGATGAGTCGGATGTTTAACACAGAAAACAACATGGTATTCTTCGATGGAAAATTCGCTGGAACAGAACTTTTCAAATCTCTTG CATGTAATGATCTAATAGCGGCTGTGTTTGACTTTGCTCACAATCTTTGTATGCTGAGACTGACAGAACAGCAGATGGCAGTGTTTAGCGCTCTGGTCCTCCTCAATGCAG aTCGGCCGGGTCTggaaaacagagagaaagtgcAGAGAGCACGGAGAGATGTGGAACTTGCTCTCAGTCACATCTTGCACAGGGACAATCAAGAAACTTTGCTGTATAAG CTGTATCAGAGGGTGCCGCTGCTGAAGTCTCTCTGCGCGCTGCATATTGAGAAACTGCAATGGTTCCGTCAACTTTTCCCGCTCACTGTACATTCCCTCTTCCCTCCGCTATACAAAGAGCTGTTCGGCTCTGACACAGACATCCAGACGCTGgccacacactga